The genomic interval CGGAGTTCGCGCGGGTGCAGGAAACCCTGCCGGCGGGCATGGTGCTGCGCAAGGTCTCCGACCAGCCACGCGCGGTGCGCGATTCGGTCGGCGAGTTCGTCAAGGTGCTGGCCGAGGCGGTGATCATCGTGCTGCTGGTGAGCTTCCTGTCGCTAGGTCTGCGCACCGGGCTGGTGGTCGCGGTGTCGATCCCGCTGGTGCTGGCGATGACCTTCACCGCGATGGACCTGTTCGACATCGGCCTGCACAAGATCTCGCTCGGCGCGCTGGTGCTGGCACTGGGCCTGATGGTGGACGACGCGATCATCGCGGTGGAGATGATGGCCATCCGCATGGAGCAGGGCGACAGCCGGCTCAAGGCTGCTAGCTACGCGTGGACGCACACCGCCTTCCCGATGCTGACCGGCACGCTGGTGACCGCGGCGGGCTTTCTGCCGATCGCGACCGCGGCCTCGAGCACCGGCGAGTACACGCGCTCGCTGTTCGAGGTGGTCACGATCGCACTGGTGGTGTCGTGGATCGCGGCGGTGCTGTTCATCCCGCTGCTCGGCGAGAAGATGCTGCCCGACCTCGCCAACCCGCAGCCGCCGCGTCCCGGCTCGTTGCCTGCGCGGTGGCGCGATGCGCGCCGGCGCGCGGCCGACCGCTGGCCGGCGTTCGCGTTCGCGCTGGCACCGGCCAATCCGCAGGCGCACGACCACGATCCTTACCAGCGCCCGTTCTACCGGCGCTTCCGTGGCTGGCTGCATTGGTCGTTGACGCATCGCTGGCTGGTCATCGGGGCGACCGTGGCGCTGTTCGTCGCGTCGTTGCTGCTATTCCGCTTCGTGCCGCAGCAGTTCTTCCCCGATTCGACCCGCTTGGAACTGATGGTGGATGTCGAACTCGCCGAGGGCAGTTCGCTGCGCGCCACCGAGGCCGCGGCCGCGCGGCTCGACGCGCTGCTTGACGGGCGCGAGGGCGTCGACAGCCGCGTGGCCTATGTTGGCACCGGCTCGCCGCGGTTCTATCTGCCGCTGGATCAACAGCTGCCGCAGGCCAACTTCGCACAGTTCGTCGTCACCGCCACCGATGTCGAGGCGCGCGAGCGCCTGCGCGCCTGGCTGATCGACGAGGTCGCACCCGCTTTCCCCGAACTGCAGCTGCGCGTGACCCGACTCGAGACCGGGCCGCCGGTCGGCTATCCGGTGCAGCTGCGCGTGTCCGGCGAACACGTCGAGCGTGTACGCGCCATCGCGGACGCGATCGCGAGCAAGGTGCGCGAGCACCCGCACACGATGAACGTCAATCTCGACTGGGACGAGCCCAGCCGGATCGTGCGCCTGGTCGTCGACCAGGAGCGTGCGCGCGTGCTGGGCGTGAGTTCGCAGCAGATCGCCCAGTTCCTGTCGAGCTCACTGTCGGGCCAGCAGATCAGCACCTACCGCGAAGACAACGAGCTGATCGGCATCGTGATGCGCGGGCCCGCCGACGAGCGCGTCGCGCTCGAGCGGCTGGCCAGCCTGGCCATGCCCAGCGCCAACGGCCCGGTGCCGCTGTCGCAGGTCGCGCGGCTGGAATCGACGTTCGAGGACGGCATCATCTGGCACCGCGACCGATTGCCGACGATCACCGTGCGCGCGGACGTGCGCGGCGATGTCACCCCGCCGACCGTCGTCGCCCAGATCCTGCCCAAGCTCGAGGAGATCCGCAGCAACTTGCCGCCGGGTTACCGCCTGGAGACCGGCGGCACGGTCGAGGACTCGGGCAAGGGCCAGGATTCGATTGTGGCAGGCCTGCCGCTGTTCCTGTTCGTGGTGGTGACGCTGCTGATGCTGCAGCTGCGCAGCTTCTCGCGCAGCGCGCTGGTGCTGCTGACCGCGCCGTTGGGATTGATCGGCGTCACCCTGTTCCTGCTGGTGTTCCGGGTG from Luteimonas sp. S4-F44 carries:
- a CDS encoding efflux RND transporter permease subunit, with protein sequence MSRFNLSEWALGNRTLVLYAMLVVAIAGIWSYGRLGQSEDPPFTFKAMVIQTQWPGATAEQVSRQVTERIERKLMETGDYEFLRSYSRPGESQVIFFARDSMRSSEIPALWYQVRKKVGDLRPQLPQDIIGPFFNDEFGDTFGNIYALTGDGFDYAIKKDYADRIQRALQQVDDVGKVELVGLQDEKIWIEVDNTRLATLGIPMAAVQQALSEQNAMVPAGFFETADARVQLRVDGAFESVEAIRAFPIRAGDRTVRLGDIATVERGFADPAAPRMRFMGEDAIGIAVAMHEGGDILRLGKALEAEFARVQETLPAGMVLRKVSDQPRAVRDSVGEFVKVLAEAVIIVLLVSFLSLGLRTGLVVAVSIPLVLAMTFTAMDLFDIGLHKISLGALVLALGLMVDDAIIAVEMMAIRMEQGDSRLKAASYAWTHTAFPMLTGTLVTAAGFLPIATAASSTGEYTRSLFEVVTIALVVSWIAAVLFIPLLGEKMLPDLANPQPPRPGSLPARWRDARRRAADRWPAFAFALAPANPQAHDHDPYQRPFYRRFRGWLHWSLTHRWLVIGATVALFVASLLLFRFVPQQFFPDSTRLELMVDVELAEGSSLRATEAAAARLDALLDGREGVDSRVAYVGTGSPRFYLPLDQQLPQANFAQFVVTATDVEARERLRAWLIDEVAPAFPELQLRVTRLETGPPVGYPVQLRVSGEHVERVRAIADAIASKVREHPHTMNVNLDWDEPSRIVRLVVDQERARVLGVSSQQIAQFLSSSLSGQQISTYREDNELIGIVMRGPADERVALERLASLAMPSANGPVPLSQVARLESTFEDGIIWHRDRLPTITVRADVRGDVTPPTVVAQILPKLEEIRSNLPPGYRLETGGTVEDSGKGQDSIVAGLPLFLFVVVTLLMLQLRSFSRSALVLLTAPLGLIGVTLFLLVFRVPFGFVAMLGTIALAGMIMRNSIILVDQIEQDIAAGHARWDAVIDATVRRFRPIVLTALAAILAMIPLSRSVFFGPMAVAIMGGLTVATLLTLIFLPALYAAWFRVHEDERPRAGE